One Candidatus Vicinibacter affinis DNA window includes the following coding sequences:
- a CDS encoding SPFH domain-containing protein, with amino-acid sequence MEPTTIILFSIFILFLLFSFVTVSQGSIGVVTIFGKYQRIMSPGLNVRIPFIEQIHKRISIQNRSVELGFQAVTIDQANVNFTAMLLYSVLDQQEETIKNVAFKFFDERNFMQALIRSVEGSVRAFVAIKRQSEVLILRREIVENVKEHLDKTLEDWGYHLIDLQINDITFDEEVMRSMAKVVASNNLKAAAENEGQALLITKTKAAEAEGNFIKISAEAEKLAAQLRGQGIASFREEIAKGMSNAAKLMQDSNLDASLIMFSMWTEAVKNFAEHGQGNVIFLDGSPENMEQTIRQMLAMSKMQLNNSGKDTLS; translated from the coding sequence ATGGAGCCAACTACCATTATTCTATTTTCAATTTTTATACTTTTTCTTTTGTTTTCCTTTGTTACCGTAAGTCAGGGGAGCATTGGAGTCGTAACTATTTTTGGAAAATACCAGCGCATTATGAGTCCGGGATTGAATGTACGCATTCCATTCATCGAACAAATTCACAAACGCATTTCCATCCAAAACCGCAGTGTTGAACTGGGATTTCAGGCCGTCACCATAGATCAGGCGAATGTAAATTTTACGGCTATGTTGTTGTATTCTGTTTTGGATCAACAAGAGGAGACTATTAAAAATGTGGCCTTCAAATTTTTTGATGAAAGAAATTTTATGCAAGCTCTGATTCGTTCTGTAGAAGGATCTGTGCGTGCATTTGTAGCCATCAAACGTCAATCCGAAGTATTGATACTGAGACGAGAAATCGTCGAAAATGTAAAAGAACATTTGGATAAAACATTAGAAGATTGGGGTTATCACCTGATTGATCTACAAATCAACGACATCACTTTTGATGAAGAGGTGATGAGGTCTATGGCCAAAGTCGTGGCATCCAACAATCTTAAAGCTGCAGCGGAGAACGAAGGTCAAGCACTCTTAATCACTAAAACAAAAGCCGCCGAAGCGGAAGGAAATTTTATCAAAATTTCTGCAGAAGCTGAGAAACTGGCTGCTCAACTTCGAGGACAAGGAATCGCCTCCTTCAGAGAAGAAATTGCCAAAGGAATGAGCAATGCAGCCAAACTGATGCAGGACTCTAATTTGGATGCTTCCTTGATTATGTTTTCCATGTGGACAGAAGCTGTCAAGAACTTTGCAGAACATGGGCAGGGCAATGTCATTTTCCTGGATGGAAGTCCGGAGAACATGGAACAAACCATCAGACAGATGCTGGCAATGAGTAAAATGCAATTGAATAATTCGGGGAAGGATACTTTGTCTTAA